Within Coturnix japonica isolate 7356 chromosome 13, Coturnix japonica 2.1, whole genome shotgun sequence, the genomic segment ATTTCTGTATGTGACCACTCATAAAACAAGGAAAGCCTTTTGTTCTGCACTTCTGTATGGTATTTCAGTACACGGTCCCAAAACAGTTCTCATAATATTCAATGAATGAAGAATCTTTACCAGAAATAAATACTATGGCACCATGCTTTGTTGCCAAGATCAAGATGAGACATAAGGTAAATAGGACTCCTGTAAATGCATAAGCATATTTACACAGTAATCAAGGAATGCGGGGAGCAATACTGACTTGCAGAGGCATTTAACTACAGTCAGGTACAACAGAAAGCTACTACGTTGCTCTGTTAACTCACTTGTAACCTAACTTCAGCTCACTACAGTGAGAAATGAGAAACTCAAGACATTAGAATGGCAGAGGTTACCTACCCGGGTTAGTGAGAGCTGAGGTTCTGCATAGAAAGCTTTGCCCAGTACTGGCTTCCTGTACGTCTCATCCACATCTGTCAGGGCCTGGAAGAACATTAAAGACACAGAAAGTACAAAATCAAAAGAAGACACAGAGACTCCAGGCCAGCTTTGTCTCACAGCGTTATGAAATGATGTTCTAATTGAGAGAAAATCTACCCTAGGAACAAGATGTGCTTTGGAGATGGCTTTGCATCATCTGAGTTCTACCAAGGTATAAAAGTACCAGCAAAGCCCAGCGCTCATCCTGCATTACTTACAAAATctttctgagctctgcttgCAAAATCCTTCTGGTTTTTCCTACCTATTTCCAAGCTTTTCAAAGCCCTGGGCTCACAAATTTGTAATGGTTCCTTTCACAGCCACCATCATCTAAGAGGGACGCGTAGTAGAACAGAGGGGGAGGCTTTTTCAGTGACACACAAAAACAACTTATCAGCAAAAGACATCAGAGGGATCTTCACAAGCTCCTGGTATTCCTCATATCCCACCTTCCTGGGTTCTTATATAAAACCTTTCAGGTTCCTGGGTACTCTCAgcatccctccatccccacataAAACCTATCCAGGGGGTCAGCCAGACACACCAACCCAACACCACGCACCACTGAGGCTGAAACCCAGCACTCAGTGACAAAGCATGCAAGATTCAGGGACCACAACATCACATCAGACTTCTATAAACACCATTTGCTTAAACCTGTTGCAAATATCAAGTTTTCAGTGTCGCAGCTGTAAATGAAGGGCTCGAAATGCGAATTACCATATTCCAGAACTTGTCAAATGCAACCAAGAAGCCGGTGCAGACCCCGCGGAGCCCCTTGAAGGTGCGGATGTGGACGTTGATTTTTACCCCATCTCGGACACAGCGGTGGAGCTCCCCCAGCGGGCTGCCTTCATGCActgaaacaaagagaacaacGTTGGTCTTCAACAGAACACACTCATAATATGTGTATGGGGAAATCATTATCAACCTGGCTTTGATGTGAGGTCAAGCAGAGCCTTCCTTCAACCCAAGAGACAATGAACCATGCTCTAAAACACAGGTGACACCCTCGCTATATCAGAGCTTTTAACCACACGgtgtattttcacagaatcacacagaatcacagaatgacccgggttggaagggacctcaaggatcatgtagttccaatccccctgcctggcagggccaccaaacatacacctttactagatcaggttgcccagggccctgtccaacctggtcttgaacacccccaaggacggggcatccacaacctccctgggcagcctgttccagggcctaaccactctcctagtaaagaacttccccctaacatccaacctaaatcttccctcttttaacttaaaaccatttccccgtgtcctgctattatcagccctttccaagagtttactcccctcctgggagtaagttcccttcaggtattgaaaggctgcaatgaggtcaccccgcaaccttctcttctccaggctgaacaaacccaactccctcagcctgtcctcataggggaggtgctccagccccctgatcatcttcattttccaacCAAACCCCAAGAACTCGCAGGATCCTTTTAGTTCTTTGAGAGCGCAGCTTCAAACTCCTGTGTTTCCTTTCCAGAGGACCCTCACAAAGAACCAAGTGCTGTCTCATCTGACATGCATGAATATAAAACAATGCAGACGTGAGCTGTTTGCTGGGCCATCTCTACATCGCACACCAACCCTGCAGCCCCgcacatcccatccccatcgCTCATTACTTACAAGGCATCCTGGTGAGGACGTTTCTCGGTGCCCTCCTTCGCCGTGCCGTGCCTCTGCCCGCCTCATCCTGCTCGCTGCCCGCATTCACCATGAGGCTGCGGAGCCGCTGGATGCGCTCGGGGTCTGCGGCAGGAGGAGCCCGGCGAGCGCTGCGACCCACGGAGGCACCGCGGCGGATGGAGGAACCACGGCGACCGCGAGGGCGGAGCAGGCCGCGCTGGAAGCTCTCGTACTCGGCGAGGTTGTTAAAGCAGGGAGCGGAGGGGAAGGGGAGCGGGGTGTGAGCGGAGTACAGCGCCAGCAGAGGGTCGAAGCGGCTGGAGCTCACGTCCAACcggctggggctgggggagcgCTCGGCTCCGGGCCCCAGCCGAAGGGATGGCCGCTGCTCCGCGCTGCCCGCAGCCCCTTCGTCCTCCTCCATGCCGGGATGCGGCACCGACCGCCCATAGGGAGCGCTGCAGCTCCGTATGCAGAGCACAGCGGGGAGGGGCAGCGCATAGAGCCGCCCACGGGCGGGCAGCGAGCAGCAAGACTGTGCAGAGCCAGATCTGGAGCGGTTCCTCTATAGGCAGTGTCTAAAATCAGGTACCAGGCAGGAACTTGGTACATCGGACTGAAGCAAATCATCTTTgtgattttaaaagtacatcAAAAAACTCACAGCTTTGTTACTCTCAGACTATTTGAAGCCTTCACTCGTTATTACTAAAAGTCACAGCAATGAGAAAGTCCAAATGATAAATACAACAGGAAGGAATAACTGggtttttaatatattaagaAGTATAAAAATCCTGTACAGTtgataaaagcatttaaatcagTCACAGGGATCTGGTGTGGtacttcatttctgctctgcaaGGATCAGACATTAGTAAGTTGAAGAGTTTTCCCACTAATGTCACAAGGGCCTTGAAATTTAATACTAAACAACACTTATTTATTCTGatctgaactgaaagaaaaatataaggatgttttcctctgcttttaaCTATTCAATATGcaagtttttctgttgttcagtTCAGTAAAACATCCCGTGATTTACATGCTatagaaatacatttctataCACTCTTCCTGTATGTATGTACAAGCATCAGTCAACTTATGACGAGTTCTTAACATTTTAGATATAGTACGACTTAAGGCTTTCCACGTGGATCTATCTTTGTATGTCAGACAACGTAGCAGTGTCTCATTTCCAGGCAACTTCACAGTGCTAAAAGCAACGTAAATGTTGAAGACCTTTCACAACCTGCCCATGACAATCCATACTTTCCCAGCTGCCAACAACTCAGAACAGAGCAAAACGAACCACCAGTGACACTCATCAGAGATATCAGCTGTCCTCAGCCAGAATCTCGGGATATTCCTCCCAAAACTGTTCTCCAATAATGTCACAGTGCAGGGGAACAACTTTAGTCCTAGTCCGGGTCACTTCgacttccttttcctctgaTTCCTTTGGCAGTTTGATTTTCTTGGTCATTACCTCGTTCACCTGAAAATACAGTCGATACATTAGCTGATGTATAAGATTTCAGAGGGGATTCACAAATGGACAAGAATAAAAGCTATAGTAAAAGCGACCATCAACCCTACAGCGTACTATATGATTTGAACATAGAAACTTAGAAGTCTGTTTTGCTTGACAACTGACACGTGAATGGGTGAAACTGCACATCATTATGTAGCTTGAGGAAGTTACCTCCAACTCCATGTAACTGATTGCTTGAATAAAGCACAATATTTAACCCAGAACTACTTGAAATAAATGGGAAACCTCAAAATGTCCAAAAtcagtaaggaaaaataatgcataagGATCAAGTGAAATATATTCCCAGGTGAGAGCCTCTACTTGTTCTATTTGCTTAAAATGAAGTAAGAGAAAACTAAATGGAACaaccagcaacaaaacataaagaaaacaaccaacaaacaacaagaCCATGAAGAAAATGGTAATAAAGTTTTTACCTTCTGCCATATTAAGACAGTTCCTTTCCTATACATCAAAGGCTCGTTGTTGTAGTTGATGTTgaactcagaaaataaaatttcattctTATCTCCAGCCAAAGTTCCctacaagaaaatgaaaacaactggTACTCTTAtggaaaaggacagaaacaaaccaataaGGTCACAAACAAACTGAATCTGCAGAAGATGGGTAAATATAGGAAGCAATAATGGCACTTAAAGAGGTTTTTCATCTTTAAACTACAAGGTGTAATTGCTTTTCCCCAGCAGAGGAGTTGTTTTCAACTGCCAAATGGggatattaaaaacagagagaaggCAAGGCACAATTTAGCAGACCAGATGATTGTCTTTGTACCTAGAACATAACTTTGAGACACTCTTACCTGGAGTCTGTCCTGTGCTTGCACTGGTGTCAAACCACTCCGCTGTACAAGCATCCAAAACACCGTGTTATAAAGGTTATTAATATGgcctatgggaaaaaaaagaagaaaaaaagtatttaccAAAATGACTGAATACTCAAAAAAATAGACAGCAACTTAATTCCCAGTATCATAACAAAAACCTTCTAAGAATAAATAATATCATTTGGCAGAGAAgatacattcatttttaaatgcactgcAAATTGTTAATAACTGGAAGACAGATTAATTTtacatctgaaaacaaagagcagagggagaaggagtTTTTGTATGACCTTATCTCAGTTTGAACAAGGGCTGCATGTGAATGGAGACCTAGAAATGAAATTGACAAGTTCCACatacaaacacaacagcaataAAGACATTTCTATTCAGAGAGGATGAGAACTCAACTGCACAAGACCCCATTTTCTAGTAATGCTTACAATCTGCTTGTCTCCAGCTGAGATAGTCCTTTAAGTTTTGGTTGCTGGGATACAGCACAATTCGTCCATCAAATCCAGGTGGGTACAGAAGTTGTTGGTCCTTAAAGTAATCCTTCCAATAGAAAACGTAACTCGAGGCAAACTGGGAGACCACGTGAGTCATGAACTTACttggaaacacaaaacaaagggaaaagaaaggcagacaTCAATACGACTATATGCACCTATAACCACGATGTATCAATAGGAATAATTCTGGTGGGCAGCATTATTTCTTATGTAACGGTCCAACAGTTCAGCAATGGCATAATCTTTTATAAATCAAATACATGagtttggaaagcaaaacactttGTTAAAGGAAGCCCTGTTTTACCAGAACTACCTAGAGCTCCATATAACTGAATGCTATGGAAACACTGCTTGCAGAGTTCACATTAAGAACTAGAATTAGGTATACTGTGTATCTCCAAATACAGCCCACCTTGTAGCCTCTGTGTTCAGATAAAGGCAAACCTGAAGATGAGGGCTGAGGCACAGGTTTAGAGACAGGTATTAGTTCACTTTCATACCAAAGCAGGTGTTACCTCGCTCTTCTTTTAAACCATTTACtcttctttttgaaaacaaagctgtattCATCGCTCTGTCCATAAGCAATAGCAATATCCTCCAACTCCTGCATCACGGTCTGGGCACATCTGGTCATCAGATGAAGAGCGCGGTCATCATTGGGCTTTTTGAACTCGTGTTGCTCAGCAAacctgcaaagcaaaagagatagAATAAGAATCCTGTATAAGGCAGCTCAGAGAAGTGAATGGGTTCATTTGCATTGtgtttagcttttaaaatatttacaatatcCAGCCAATACTAACAGAGAATTCCTTGCAGGTATGAAAAATGGTAACAAAAACCTGGTTTTACATAAGAGCTGAtcctaaagtaatgcctcctatgttgGTCCATGATCAGACCTCACCCCATACCATACCATAtcataccataccataccatacccATACCATACCACCCCACACCATACCATACTACCCCATACCATACCATGCCATACCAGGCCATACCATACCATAGCATACCACCCCATACCAcaccaccccatcccatcccatactGTAGCATACCATACCGTACCATATCACCCCATACCATACCCATACAATACCATACCACCCCATACCATAGCATACCACCCCATACCACACCATAGCATACCACAGCACACCATACCACCCCATACCATATCCATacaccatcccatcccatatcaTATCCATacaccatcccatcccatatcaTACCACACCATACCATACCATCCCACCCCAtaccatcccatcccaccccataacatcccatacCATAGCATAGCATACCACCCTATACCATACCCATACCACACCATcccataccaccccataccACATCATACCATCCCATACCACACCATACCATCCCATACCACACCATACCACCCCATACCACACCATACCATCCCATACCACACCATACCATCCCATACCACAGCACCCCATACCATCCCACACCATAGCatacccatcccatccccatcccataccACCCCATCCCATACCACTCCATACCATCCCATACCACCCCATCTCATCCCATACCACACCATAGCACAgcataccataccataccactccaccccatcccatcccatcccatctcatcccactCCAAGCCCCCCACCCATTGGCTGCCCACCCATTTCACCTGTGGAAATTGCGGCCGTCCAGCCGTACCACAATCCAGCAGTTGGGCAGACAAGTGTCGTCCGTCTCAAAATCCCTCACATATTCGAACTTGCTTTTCGCCATAGAGACCCGACCTCGCACACACCCCACCCCGGCTCCCACAGAGACACCAACAGCCGCCCTTAAACAACACAGCATGGCCGGAGCGGAGGCGGAAATACAGCATGGAGGGCGAGGCATTGAGCCTTTCTAGACGCTTGGGAGGACTCCCTCTATGGAACCCGGCTGCTGGTCTCCATGCGACCGCATTGTTTGGTGGTGGGAGGAGCCCAACGGAGCGTTGAAGCTGCTCTCGTAGGTGACGGCGGCGCGAGGGCGCTGCGAGCGTTGGGGACCAACCGCAGGAGGCAAACGGCAGTGGCGTCAtggagcggggcgggggcggcggctATGGAGGGGGTTCTGAGCTCCATGTCTGCTCACAGGGTCCCTCAGGCGGTGAGGAGGATCAGGAGAAGAGAGTTAAAGCTAAAGAGGTCCAGCAGCTGGATGGAGGCTGCACCGCCTGTCCTGATGGCAGCAAGGAAGAAggaggggagctcaggtgttCCCCAGTTGGAtggggggggaaagagaaggCGATCTGTGTAAAAGAGGATGGAGAAAAATGTGGCggagaagagcaggaagatgtggtggtggtggagatCAGGGGCGGCGTGAAGGAGCCATGTGCAGGAGTGAAGGTGGATGTGGATGAGGACggtgctgcaggaagggccTCGTGTGGACCCGCACACATCAGCAGTGATGGCGGCATGGCACAGCCCAAAGAAGGGCTGGGGGTCCTCCCTGAAGACCTGAAGATCCCCCTGGTGCTTCGGCCTTTGCCTCCTGGTGCCCGTATACAAGTGCAAGGCCCTTTGCTGCCAAAGCTGATCCAGGTGTCTAAGGGACCTGTGAGCCAAGTGCCTCTTAAAATGCAATCCCTGCTGGAGCCGTCTGTAAAAATTGAAACTAAAAACGTGCCCCTCACTGTACTGCCCTCCGATTCAGGTATTATGTTAAGAAGCCAAGTAGTCAGGGTTGTGGTAAGGTACACACAGCCGACGGGTTATAGGGAGGAGAGCAAAGGCAGCATTAGAGAACCATCTGGATACACTGTGTCTAATTCAGGGTGATGTGTGAGCTACAGGAGCACAGAGTTCTCTATTGGTTTATTGGGATCAGTACAGTTTGTTTGCTCTCTGCCTCTACTGAACCCCTTTATAATTGGAATCACACTGAATTTTGATTGCAGGTTGCAGTTTAGATGTCTGCTTGACTTTAAAATGGAGCATTCATACACCTCCCAGGACATGTTAAGCAATAAACTTTTTGTAGTACCTGGGTTAGAAGCTTGCTtgttctggaaagaaaaaggcttttcaaaTGTATAGGTTTTaggcttttaaaatgcatgacTTAAAACGAAGTTCTAAAGATAAGGAAACCTCCCTTTATTGATAATATGGAACAGTTCACCTCTAAGCCTTTTGCTGAGGGATCAGCTGTGAGGGATCTGGCTGTTCATGATGTCACCAGTTCAATCCAAATGCAGTCTGTGTTTACAGAGATGTAAAGCTGGGTGTCATGTAACAGTCAGTTGGTAAAACAGATTCCTCCAGCAAATGAATGCTCATATCTGAGGGGAAAAACCCATCTAAGaaccccagcacagcagcagcctcagcagagAATCCAGAGACTGCACAGTAGAGGGACCAAAGTGCTATACCAGTGTTATCATTAGGGCTTTTGGATACATAGTTCTGTGGGAGATGACAGACTTGCAGTGATATGGTCTATGCCATACTGAGTTCAACTTATAAACAAGCTACAGGAAATGGTCTAGTCGAGTGAAATCCAAACTGTCTCAGCAGTCACGTGTGtttcatatttttaagaagagaataaacaacaaaagccaTGCACGATTCCTTTATACAGTGGTTCGGTTAGTAGAGCCTTGATTAGATTTCTAGGAATTACTGTCTGCACGTGCGATGAATTTTGTGTATTCTGAAGCTCTAGTGATTCTGAAAAGCCTTTTGGTGTAATCTGTGCTTCCATGTATTGCCTGGAAGATGATCTTTCTGCACTTTGTTGCACAGGTATGCCAGATACTCCATTCAGCAAGGACAAAACTGGCCATGTAAAGCGTCCGATGAATGCGTTCATGGTGTGGGCTAGGATTCACCGACCTGCCCTGGCTAAAGCCAACCCCAATGCCAATAATGCAGAAATCAGTGTTCAGCTGGGGTTGGAGTGGAGCAAACTGactgaagagcagaaacagCCCTATTACGATGAAGCTcggaaaataaaacaaaggcaCAGAGAGGAATTTCCTGGTAAACACGTATTTATTGATTTACCTCAATGTTCTAATAGTGCACAatttacaggaggaaaaaaccaaaaaaccacaaaaaggatttatttcattAGAACACATAGAAGAGTTAGAAAACATGGCACAAATTTCAAGCACTCAGTCCTTCTATCAGCCTTCCAGTGCATGTGAAAACATATTATTAAGCATCCAAAAATTATATGCATCCTTTACTGCCTCTTAATTGTGTTCCTACATTCTCAGACCACCACAGCTCTTCTGGTTGTTGTGAACATCACTCCAAAACCCTTAACAAGTCTGTTTATCCACTAACAAGTCTGTTTATCCACTAACAAGTCTGTTTATCCACAACGCTGCAGTTCAGTTAATAGG encodes:
- the THG1L gene encoding probable tRNA(His) guanylyltransferase isoform X1; this encodes MPRPPCCISASAPAMLCCLRAAVGVSVGAGVGCVRGRVSMAKSKFEYVRDFETDDTCLPNCWIVVRLDGRNFHRFAEQHEFKKPNDDRALHLMTRCAQTVMQELEDIAIAYGQSDEYSFVFKKKSKWFKRRASKFMTHVVSQFASSYVFYWKDYFKDQQLLYPPGFDGRIVLYPSNQNLKDYLSWRQADCHINNLYNTVFWMLVQRSGLTPVQAQDRLQGTLAGDKNEILFSEFNINYNNEPLMYRKGTVLIWQKVNEVMTKKIKLPKESEEKEVEVTRTRTKVVPLHCDIIGEQFWEEYPEILAEDS
- the LSM11 gene encoding U7 snRNA-associated Sm-like protein LSm11; the encoded protein is MEEDEGAAGSAEQRPSLRLGPGAERSPSPSRLDVSSSRFDPLLALYSAHTPLPFPSAPCFNNLAEYESFQRGLLRPRGRRGSSIRRGASVGRSARRAPPAADPERIQRLRSLMVNAGSEQDEAGRGTARRRRAPRNVLTRMPLHEGSPLGELHRCVRDGVKINVHIRTFKGLRGVCTGFLVAFDKFWNMALTDVDETYRKPVLGKAFYAEPQLSLTRLFDRLKLQDASVKKGADSKTVSGELALTSDSQTPGWKVGSGRGREEDEREKQKRLGRGGEKKVPGDSLHSAVRGEADVGSGTAHTVGATAGGTRTRSQARRKRRPKVDYQQVFTRHINQIFIRGENVLLVHLAH
- the THG1L gene encoding probable tRNA(His) guanylyltransferase isoform X2, whose amino-acid sequence is MDRAMNTALFSKRRVNGLKEEPGFDGRIVLYPSNQNLKDYLSWRQADCHINNLYNTVFWMLVQRSGLTPVQAQDRLQGTLAGDKNEILFSEFNINYNNEPLMYRKGTVLIWQKVNEVMTKKIKLPKESEEKEVEVTRTRTKVVPLHCDIIGEQFWEEYPEILAEDS